The region ATATCACAAAACCAtatgcatctttttctttatttacagaaTGCTGAACTAACTGATAAAAGTCCAGTTAAGATATACAGAagaaatctgatttaaaaaatatataataaaaataataatcaaataagtaaataaacaataagCATCCGTGTGAATAAACATTTCCCTATTAattcaaaagaataaaatatttgtgttatttgtgCAGCACAAAGagtgatttatttttaagaagTTTCATTCACTCTTAATACCTGTGTTACCAGTATGTATAAATACACCAGAGAAATCATGACTGTACATAATCTGAGCACACTGAACCCTCAAATTCAAATCTCAAGGTGATggtctttcaaaaaaaaagaaaaaaagaaatgtgtgttACTCGTACAAAGATAAACAGCCTCAATTGTGGCAAACAGCTTTGCTAAAGATAAAGGGGAGGGTAAAATACCCTATCTGGTGTGTTTGTCTTGGGACAGTAAGACATACCAAGACAGTCTGACCTGTGCTGGGTGTTAGATGGATGTGGACAGCGAAAAAAAGGCTTGTATTGAAAGCCCTCTGAGAGATAAGATGCTGAGAATGAAAAGGGAGCACATCTTTCAGTTTCATCCTGAACTTGCTGCTGATGCGACCAGAATCTGGATCCTCCAAAAGATGCTTGCGGTTTTTGTTTTCTGCTCTCATATATGTGATACAAATTCAAATCAAGATCTTTGTCTTCCCTCCACTGTTGAGAGATTCTTGAGAGATCTAAATCTATGTTTTTCAAACCTTCCCCTCTGCTCAGTGACTGCTGCTGAGAAAAGGAGTCCACTGTATGATCAACCCAGATGGGGCTTTTGAGTTTAGGGATGGCATGCTGGGTAAAGTTCTGTTCCTGGTTAAAGAGCTGTCTGCTGCGATGATGCTGAGCTCTCATGCAATCCTGAGACAACCTAGCTGTCCTCCACTGGTCAAACTGCAAAGATTAACCAATCAAATGCACATGCAAATTAGCCATTCAATCCTCAACTGCATTAGTGAACATTTTTAACCTCTGTTATAGTCTAGTTTACaactattttagtattatttggaTTTGATTCTTTACTTCGTTACTCACCATTTCAATGTGTGACTGTTGCGGTTCTTCAAGGGAGAAGAAATTGGACGAGGTCTTCCACTCGTGTATCCTACGTTTCTTGGTGAAAGCTCCTTTGTCCAAGTCCTGCTTAACATCCTGTGTTAAGTAATCCTGATGCATGGCACTGTCTAGGATGCAGAAAGGTCGTTTAAAATATCCATCGTAAATTATACCCATCATGCAAATGGCAcgcatattttttcttaattacaaATCATATGTTTGGAGTGCATTAATTCAAAAATAAGTGATACAATTGTCctgatctaataataataataataataataaaatcccacAGAGGAGTTTGGCATAatctgttattatttaaaaacacattcaaagtGTGAGAACAATGTATGTTATTACTTTTTACTTGATGGGTACAACATGActtatttaaagacatttaattttgatttatgaaTTTGGCAAACACTTTTTATCCAGAGtgaatttactgtatttaaagtatacatttcttacaTTCAGTGGGAATTGAGCCAATGACCttgttttaagttgtttttttttcaatgttttcatgCTCAACTGATTTCCAaaataattttcttctttttgtctgtaaaaatgtaaaaaataaaataaatgtcacaccTGTCCATATCTCCTTGTTCCTGTTGAAGCACCTATCCTCATTCTCCACCGTATGGCTAGAAGGTGAACAATTTTCATCTCTCTGTCCTGAGCTGAGCTGAGAAGCCATTTGATTCCTATTCAAGAAGGAGCGTAGCCTGTGGAGGTTGCGCTCTAACTGGAAACTGTGTCTTTTTTGTAAATCCTGTAGTAGTGTCTCTTTACACTCAGCCAGCAGGGGATGACAAAGGCTTGGCACACTGAGCTCTGAACTCTGGCACAACCTTGTCAGGAGCCTTTTCACTGCTTCCCTACATGACAGTGACATTTGCCCTCCTTGCTCAACATTGTCTCCTACTTGACGAGCCCCAGAGTCCAGGTCAGATGGAGAGGTTAAAGTCTGCGGGTTTTCGAGCATTTGCGTAACTTCCATGTTTGGGAATCCCACCGTTCTCGAGATTTTCTCAAATCTCTGAATATTCATAAAACCATTTTGATGGTTTTCTCCATTAGGGGATTTGAGATCGCCTGTTTGTGAAACATCATATgagttattcattttagtttcaaCTGGAGTAGAGCATAAGTGATAAATCGGTTCATTTCGGGAGAATGACAAGACCACAGTTTCTCTTGGGGGGCTACTCTGACTATCTTGTCTTGTTTGGCTATTGGCATCTTCCTTTCTGCAGTTGGCATTTCTGTCATGCTTCCCATCTTCTCTAGATGGTCCCATAGATACAACAACCCCTCTATTAATCTGAAAACCACTTGTGTTTATTTCACTAGGCTCTTTTCTTGAGCTTTTCTTCCCTTTCACTTGTGGCGGCGTATTCTTTTCTGGTTCCTGTACCTCATCCAGACAGCAGACAGTGACTGAATCAGGTATAGAGGGAGGCAGCGGTGATGTAATGTGCATCACAGACTTATTTCTTTGCTCTTTTCTCAGCTCGTCTCTCTTTATCTGCTCGCTCACCAGCCTCTCAATATCTATGGACCTAATCTCATGACTGAAAATGCCTCGGTTGGAAGTAAGGCGTCCTTCAGTTATGATGCTTGGTTTCTGGGGTATGAATGGCTTAGCGAATGCCCTCTCTTTTCTAGAGCAAGCCAGTGGATGATGTGCTTTCTCACCACCTTCTCTTCTGCTGTGCTGAGAAACTGTGTGATACCTGTTCCTCTCCAGACCTCGAATCTGATTCCTCTCGTTCCTGGTTTTAAGACGCCTCACTTTATGTGACGATTTGCAATGCACATCTGTTCTCGTGCTGCTGGAGCACACTTGTTTGCTGGTGTGGGCAGCATTGGCTGTTTGGCATGAAGACTTGGATGTGCTACTGTGGCGGTCACTGGATGTCTTCAGCAAATTATGTTTATGTACAAAACTTTTGTTGGATTGCTGGCTCATCTTCATGTTAAGACTATTAAACAcaagttattaaaattaaaacaaattagtcTGAATGCGTTCATAATTCCGATAAATAGTCTGATTTAACAGTctaatgtttaatgttattaACTTACACGTAACGTTAACGTAACTTAGACCATATGGCAACATTTATAAGCAACATACCTCAAATGATCATCATTCTTTGTGTTGAAAGTGAAGTACTTTCTTCATTGTTAAATATAGGTATTTCAAATCAACAAATAACATCGACATGTAGTTGAAATCCAAAAGCCGTTATGTTTTACCTTTGCGTTGCTTGGCAACGTGCTTCAAAGATAGATATCCATCAAACGCATATTTCCTCGAAGAAAGGAACTACGGTAAAACGGAATGGAATTAAataatgtttgaatgttttacGTACATTTGAACCACTGAAACATCAAAAACGAAGGACATTTAATGACCTTTCTCgtttaaaaagtataattttaaagGCCGACGGTGCTCGGCGATCTCCCAGTAATGCCTGGCTCGATATTCCAGCTTCCGGGGTTTGGAAGCGAAGCAGACGCTGGCTGATTGATTGAACACTGAACACGCTGTGGAAACACTTTTTGGTAACAATAATCTCCTTTCTTTAGCTAATATGAATCGACATTAGTGTTAATATGTATTAGATATACTTAAATAAGAAATGTATGATGTAACACATCGTTTTAACGCATTTGCGTAATGTTTCTCTAGATTGAAGGCAGCGTTATCTGCATGCTAAGTGCTAACGTTACATTAGCCATGTGAGCTGGTTAGTTCTACTAAGAAGAACGTTAGAGAACGTTAACTTGTATATATTAACACAAAGATGCCAGATGCTAATAAGATATGATGCTTATTGTGCTCCAGCTTGTTTGTGAGGTTAACTAACGTTACTGCAGTGCAAACTTCACCCAAAAACTGCACCAAACTAGTTCAGCTGTGAATTTTCTTCTGCTTTTttactgcatttgtgtttgtcataGGATATGTACAAAGTATATAAACTAACCACAATACAACTTGTCGAAAAATATTGTGTATGCTTAAAACGCAACGTCGTACTCAAAATGTAAGTTAAATATTGTTTGGTCTAATATGCGGATGCATATTTAACGCTATTGGAGACAATGTAACCTTTTATTGTCTGTCCCCAGGAAGTGATGAGTGAAGATTCAAACCCTGCAGCCACACCCACACCCTGTGAGGACATACAGGGAGATGGCCGATGGATGTCATTGGTGCTTCttttctataataatatattttacaacctTAGACTTCCTGTTAGGCTGCTAATATATCACTTTGTTTTAAACACTTAGCAAATATCTTCTCTAATATGAAAATTGAGTCGTTATAGTATTTTTAACGTGATCTCTTCTTGCAGCACAATCGATTTGTGTCAGACAGTAAAGGAAAGGAGCCTGATGTTCTGTTTGTTGGAGATTCACTTGTCCAGCTTCTGCATGAGTTTGAGGTATAGCAAAGTATCTGCATCTCCTTCTTCATACTTCATATCTGTTAGTCATATGAGCGACCGCAcacatatttatgtgtttttgtaaaatatttttttatgtttgttggcAGGTTTGGCGAAAACTGTTTTCTCCTCTCCATGCTCTGAATTTTGGGGTTGGTGGGGATGCTACACACCATGTATTGTGGAGACTCATGAATGGAGAACTGGACTACATCAGCCCAAAGGTATACGATTGAAGAATTTTACCATTTAttgaatgaaattataaaaataaggATTACTCTTTTAAAATTCTCTTAGAGATTTTATTCCCCTCATTTTACAAAATctgtaaaatctgtttttttttcacaataaagcCAGCGATTATCTAACTAAGCTTTTCAGAatattaaagggatcgttcacccaaatagcaaaattgtcattaataacttatcctcatgttgttctaatcCAGTAAAGACCggtatctttggaacacagtttaagatattttagatttagtccgagagctctcaatccctccattgaagctgtgtgtacggtatactgtccatgtccagaaaggtaagaaaaacatcatcaaagtagtccatgtgacatcagagggtcagttagaattttttgaagcatcaaatacattttggtccaaaaatagcaaaaactacgactttattcagcattgtcttctcttctgtgtctgttgtgagagagttcaaacaaaccagttTGTGATTTTTGGTTCGCAaactaatcattcagttcaccaaatcgaactgaatcgtttgaaacggttcgcgtctccaaatACGCATTAATcgacaaatgacttaagctgttaacttttttaatgtggcttacactccctctgagtttaaacaaaccaatatcccggagtaatgctatactcaaacagtacactgactgaactgctgtgaagagagaactgaagatgattgttcgttatctggctcggctctgtgttcatcttcagttctcttttcacagcagttcagtcagtgtactgtttgagtacatgaataactccgggatattggtttgttttaactcccagggagtgtcagccacattaaacaaattaacatcttaagtcatttgtggattaatgcgtataggagacgcgaaccgtttcaaacgattcagttcgatttgttgAACTGGTACCAAAAGTTCCGGTttcatcgaatgattcattcacgaaccggatatgacaaactgctttgttttgaactctctctcacaacagacacggaagagaagacaatgctgaataaaggcatagtttttgctatttttggaccaaaatgtattttcgatgcttcaaaaaattgtaactgaccctctgatgtcacatggactactttgatgtttttcttacctttctggacatggacagtataccatacacacagcttcaatggagggactgagagctctgggactaaatctaaaatatcttaaactgtgttccgaagataaatggaggtcttactggtttggaaccagtattaaattatataattttggtatttgggtgaactatccctttaaggtggaGTATCATTACCCTATTCTAGATGGTCCAGATGAACTATGTATATGTAAACAGTAAATCTctgcatttgtatttgtatatgaaTCCCTTATCTTTATTGGGAGATGAAAGAAAATTTGACATCTTAAAtttgaaataacaaaaatgtgGAAGATAATCTTGAAGCAGAATAGAGTAAGTAGAAATgtgatattttgtttgtttttatacagGTGGTGGTGTTATGGGTAGGCACTAATAATCATGGTCACACCCCAGAACAGATCTGTGGAGGCATCATGGCCATCATCAATGTGATCCATCAGAAACTGCCCCACGCTCACACTCTTGTATTGGTTAGTAATCTTAGCTCTTACATCTGTCACAGCATTGTTTAATTCTTTACaatcatttaatgtttaatttaattcatcatACCAGTATTATAAGTGGCATTTCTTAGCTATTTTGCAGTGGTCATCAGAGAATTAGGCAACagaatatgcttaaaaaaaactgaagtaatATACCtgtcaaacaaaagaaaaaaaaaatgcaagaaaataTTGTTGAAAAAAACAAGAATCAGGGGATACTTACAAAAAAGATATTCAAATAATTTCATCATATGAATGGAAATATAAATCACATTAACTATAATGTGCaccactgttgttgttgttttttaagataTCAATgatattattcagcaaggatgcattcaattgctTAAAAGTGACAGaatttgtagcattataaaaattttttttttttttcattttcttttataatttattatatgattttaaaaacCATGCTACATGTGTTGCATTGAGCtcactgagacttgttatagcacctgcatattattgctcttttgttgattttgattgcttccattcctctcatttgtaagtcactttggataaaagcttctgctaaatgtataatttcaaaaatgtgctggtcttttgaacattctattcatcaaaaatcttgaaaaaaggTATCacggtttcaacaaaaatatttataacagcGCTATCTTTGTCCACATTGATAATGAGAAAAGTTCCATGAACCCCACATCAAcacattacaatgatttctaaaagatcatgtgacacggaCGATTGgagtaacagctgctgaaaactcagctttgccataattttataataaatttgaaCAATACTACCGTCTTACTCCTCAATAGGTATTGGTGTCCCATTAGTACATTGTGTGGTGTAAAAGGCCCAAACTTATCATCTGTAATGTAATGCTCTCTTTCCTCTCCACTAGGGGTTGCTGCCGAGAGGCAAAAGTCCAAACCCTCTTCGTGCACGTAATGCGAGTGTGAATGATCTAGTTCAGGCTGAGGTAGCATCTCTGTCTCATGcctcctttctggacatggacccTGGGTTCATTCAATCAGATGGTTCCATCGCACATCAGGACATGTATGATTATCTGCACCTCACGCCTCGGGCCTACCAGAGGGTGTGCCAGCCCTTACATGAACGCATTAGATCCCTGTTAGATAAACATGCTCcctgaacacacaaaaaatacatcAGAAACACCCTTTCATGTCCATTTAACGGATCCTTTATGCTCTACAAATTAAGCATTACTGGGATATAAACACCCTTTATAAAACTCATGACTGCTtaatatacataaacacatatactgtatatcacatGCTTTCCATCAATATACATTATTGCTTCCTTGTTActacaaaaatttattttattgttcgcTGGGAACCTacttaaagggagagttcatcaaaacaaaaaaaacaaaaatctgtgaTGTCATTCTTCATGTTGTTCTATTTTTGTCCCCAAATGCGTTTTCTTCTGTGCTTCACAAAATAagtagtcatacaggtttagaatgacatcaGGGTAagtaaaaacagattttaattttttgggtgaactatcccttcaaaatTCTGTCAGATTTATTCTCTTTATgcaaaatgtgtatatttacGAGATGCAACAACTCAAATGATGTTATTCCATGGATGAGCTCTGATGACTAATGGCTGTTGAAGTTTACATGAGGGCTATGTGCTGCTATCGTGGTTTGATTGCTGAAGAACTTCATGTAATGCTTGTGTAGGAAACGGCAGCTTTCCCAGAAGCATGCAGTATAGCTCTTCGATGGTGACAACTCTTCATTAACTTGTTGAAAGGAACAATACGAGTTCATTTGGTTTGTTCTCCATTACTGATTGTCCACAGTACATGCCCATATGCTCTTTTCTGAGAAAAGGGTAGGTGCTTCACAAAAAGTTATGTACCTTTAAAATGATTCCCTCAGATGTATTGTTTAGACACTTGGTGATAAACACTGAATTAGTGTTTCATTTActttgtacagtatttttgttatttttgtaattttctcCCAGGTATATTCCtactttatatttgtattgttcatTTAGTGTTTCGTTCCAGTGTGTGATAAGCTGTCGAATCACAAGACAGCAGGTGAATTATGTGAACTTTATGCACCGGGGTATCTGAAAGATTTAAACTGTGGATGGAATTCTAAAATCGCATAACTAAAGGTTCGGGCGACATGATCTTTTATGTTGAGAATTTAAATCATAAGGAGCCAAtcactggttttatttttattgtattacagttaaaatgtattgttgtatTACAACCAACAAACCATCACTTTCAAATGTCCTGCTTTGTCCTGGTGTTTGTGTTCGTACTGCTTTGTCTGAAGGGTTTTTGTGAACGTTACTATCTTCCAGTCTTGGGCGATTCCAGAAATTGAGGAGTTCGATGTCATGCCTGGTGCTGCAATAAACAGTTATCATGGAAAACTTGTCAGGTTTTGGATTTCCTTATGGTTATTTGAAATGCTATGTTTAGTTTATGAATCATGGATATGTGTccataataaaaaaggaaaatttcACTTTACAACATTTGCCAAGAAATAACTTTTTGGTAtacaaaaaagattttaaatattacCCAAAAATTTGTGGTtagtatgattttaaaatatatatttttaaaatatacactttAAGGTCACCAAGGCTGACATTTTACAGCCTGAACTAGCCATAAAAATAAGAAAAGCCATAA is a window of Carassius auratus strain Wakin chromosome 16, ASM336829v1, whole genome shotgun sequence DNA encoding:
- the prr19 gene encoding proline-rich protein 19, producing MKMSQQSNKSFVHKHNLLKTSSDRHSSTSKSSCQTANAAHTSKQVCSSSTRTDVHCKSSHKVRRLKTRNERNQIRGLERNRYHTVSQHSRREGGEKAHHPLACSRKERAFAKPFIPQKPSIITEGRLTSNRGIFSHEIRSIDIERLVSEQIKRDELRKEQRNKSVMHITSPLPPSIPDSVTVCCLDEVQEPEKNTPPQVKGKKSSRKEPSEINTSGFQINRGVVVSMGPSREDGKHDRNANCRKEDANSQTRQDSQSSPPRETVVLSFSRNEPIYHLCSTPVETKMNNSYDVSQTGDLKSPNGENHQNGFMNIQRFEKISRTVGFPNMEVTQMLENPQTLTSPSDLDSGARQVGDNVEQGGQMSLSCREAVKRLLTRLCQSSELSVPSLCHPLLAECKETLLQDLQKRHSFQLERNLHRLRSFLNRNQMASQLSSGQRDENCSPSSHTVENEDRCFNRNKEIWTDSAMHQDYLTQDVKQDLDKGAFTKKRRIHEWKTSSNFFSLEEPQQSHIEMFDQWRTARLSQDCMRAQHHRSRQLFNQEQNFTQHAIPKLKSPIWVDHTVDSFSQQQSLSRGEGLKNIDLDLSRISQQWREDKDLDLNLYHIYESRKQKPQASFGGSRFWSHQQQVQDETERCAPFSFSASYLSEGFQYKPFFRCPHPSNTQHRSDCLGMSYCPKTNTPDRVFYPPLYL
- the pafah1b3 gene encoding platelet-activating factor acetylhydrolase IB subunit gamma — its product is MSEDSNPAATPTPCEDIQGDGRWMSLHNRFVSDSKGKEPDVLFVGDSLVQLLHEFEVWRKLFSPLHALNFGVGGDATHHVLWRLMNGELDYISPKVVVLWVGTNNHGHTPEQICGGIMAIINVIHQKLPHAHTLVLGLLPRGKSPNPLRARNASVNDLVQAEVASLSHASFLDMDPGFIQSDGSIAHQDMYDYLHLTPRAYQRVCQPLHERIRSLLDKHAP